In one window of Sulfolobales archaeon DNA:
- a CDS encoding thioredoxin family protein, whose translation MNDNDEYKGYLDKIVSEIYNRILKSGEENIIEITGMESFTKFISSGSSVIVFYNPNCPVCKRFMPVYEEYVASKRSSNNSVKYGKINTTKKDNIIISIIYGVYAVPTIALFRDGKIIARHEGYMNREELEEFIDKELYANQDNHE comes from the coding sequence TTGAATGATAATGACGAGTATAAAGGCTATCTCGATAAGATTGTATCAGAGATCTATAATAGGATTCTTAAGAGTGGTGAAGAGAATATTATAGAGATCACTGGTATGGAGAGCTTTACTAAGTTTATATCGTCAGGCTCCTCAGTAATAGTCTTCTACAATCCAAACTGCCCCGTATGCAAGAGATTTATGCCTGTATACGAGGAATATGTGGCATCTAAGAGATCTTCTAATAACTCTGTTAAGTATGGAAAGATCAATACGACCAAGAAGGATAACATTATAATTAGCATAATATATGGTGTCTACGCAGTGCCTACCATAGCTTTATTCAGAGATGGTAAGATTATAGCAAGACATGAAGGATATATGAACAGAGAGGAATTAGAAGAATTTATAGATAAAGAGCTCTATGCAAATCAAGATAATCATGAATAG
- a CDS encoding ASCH domain-containing protein: protein MKGIKFLGSHIMLRKEYASMVISNKKKSTIRLGYIVPKKKIVIIHSGGAPIAKAYIEEVIHKRLKDLSIEDAQKEGYNSLEELIRELKRIYGKRLRNDSIITIIRFRVLERLDSLDIEKPYLGLKPSDIARISLKYLAEELSEEDKKILNLLIDLGSIRAVALKLYGDIGKRYLVRRVLKKSIRMLLEKGIIGRQSFSKSRLEGKKEG, encoded by the coding sequence TTGAAAGGGATCAAGTTTCTAGGTTCTCACATAATGCTTAGAAAAGAGTATGCTAGCATGGTTATAAGTAATAAGAAGAAGAGTACAATTCGCCTAGGTTATATAGTTCCTAAGAAGAAGATAGTGATCATACACAGCGGCGGTGCTCCTATTGCTAAAGCTTACATTGAAGAGGTTATTCATAAGAGATTAAAGGATCTGAGTATTGAGGATGCTCAGAAAGAAGGATACAACAGTCTAGAGGAGCTTATAAGAGAATTGAAAAGGATCTATGGGAAAAGGCTTAGAAACGATAGTATCATAACTATTATAAGATTTAGAGTACTCGAGAGATTAGATTCTCTTGACATAGAAAAACCCTACCTAGGATTAAAACCCTCTGATATAGCAAGGATCTCACTTAAATATTTGGCGGAAGAGCTAAGTGAGGAGGATAAGAAGATCCTGAATCTTCTCATAGATCTGGGAAGTATAAGAGCCGTTGCACTCAAATTATATGGAGATATTGGAAAGAGATATCTTGTTAGAAGAGTTCTTAAGAAGAGTATTAGAATGCTTCTTGAGAAAGGAATCATAGGAAGGCAGAGTTTTTCTAAGTCTAGGCTGGAGGGGAAGAAGGAGGGTTAG
- a CDS encoding nicotinate phosphoribosyltransferase: MVKFIPSWDAIKNGFVTDVYFKRTMKILKAYNLDRTYVRAEIHAYSLPKNYRWAVFAGLEEALYLLEGRNIDVYAMPEGTIFEETLPVMMIEGPVGEFLELETALLGILRHATSVATKAARIRKLAGDRTVLFFGLRSAHPAIAFTLDRSAFIGGCDAVSGAYSEELLGVKPMGTMPHALILIFEDQVKAWKAFDEVVEPDVPRIALVDTFYDERVETMMAVNALGKKLAGVRLDTPSSRRGNMRKIVEEVRWTLNLMGRSDVKIYVSGGIDEEEILKLRDVVEGFGVGTSIAFPPSVDLSMDIVEIKKGDKWIPITKRGKMPGAKQVYRCLNPLKNIMVPWAQEPPKCPDNKSPKPLLVKYMSSGKIEMNLPKPIEIRKYVLEQLQYYEI; this comes from the coding sequence CTGGTTAAATTCATACCATCATGGGATGCTATTAAAAATGGGTTTGTGACAGATGTGTATTTTAAGAGGACTATGAAGATTCTTAAGGCATATAATCTTGACAGAACATATGTTAGGGCAGAGATCCATGCTTATAGCCTTCCGAAAAACTATAGGTGGGCTGTTTTTGCAGGTTTGGAAGAGGCTTTATATCTTCTAGAGGGTAGGAATATAGATGTTTATGCAATGCCTGAGGGAACCATATTCGAGGAAACACTGCCTGTGATGATGATCGAGGGACCTGTAGGAGAGTTTCTAGAGCTAGAGACAGCACTCTTAGGGATTCTAAGACATGCTACATCAGTTGCAACTAAGGCTGCCAGGATTAGAAAGCTTGCTGGAGATAGAACAGTCCTATTCTTCGGATTAAGGTCGGCTCATCCGGCTATAGCTTTCACCTTAGATAGATCTGCTTTTATAGGCGGTTGTGATGCCGTGTCAGGTGCTTATAGCGAAGAGTTATTAGGAGTGAAGCCTATGGGTACAATGCCTCACGCGCTTATTCTGATATTCGAAGATCAGGTTAAGGCTTGGAAGGCTTTTGATGAGGTTGTAGAACCTGATGTGCCTAGGATTGCTCTGGTAGATACGTTCTATGATGAGAGAGTAGAGACTATGATGGCTGTAAACGCTCTAGGGAAGAAGCTTGCCGGTGTTAGACTTGATACTCCCAGCTCTAGAAGAGGTAACATGAGGAAAATAGTCGAAGAAGTTAGGTGGACATTAAATCTCATGGGAAGATCTGATGTCAAGATCTATGTGAGCGGCGGTATTGATGAAGAGGAGATTCTAAAACTAAGAGACGTAGTAGAAGGCTTCGGAGTGGGAACGTCGATAGCATTTCCGCCAAGTGTTGATCTCAGTATGGATATAGTTGAGATTAAGAAAGGAGATAAGTGGATTCCTATAACTAAGAGAGGTAAGATGCCAGGAGCTAAACAGGTGTATAGGTGTCTGAATCCTTTGAAGAATATCATGGTACCATGGGCTCAAGAGCCTCCTAAATGTCCGGATAATAAATCTCCTAAACCTCTTCTAGTAAAATACATGAGTAGTGGGAAGATCGAGATGAATCTTCCTAAGCCTATTGAAATAAGAAAATATGTTCTAGAGCAACTACAGTACTATGAGATCTAG